The following coding sequences lie in one Oryctolagus cuniculus chromosome 7, mOryCun1.1, whole genome shotgun sequence genomic window:
- the CNR2 gene encoding cannabinoid receptor 2 isoform X1 — protein sequence MGQGHLLCLPNAWPPQGERDTSCYCHLTEKKGAQNFKGACAEAEGELEPAVHVADTERLCGTFGRSARPAWRPHVLTPARLRPEGKTGSWVPVALHILLLSDVVFLDAPSKCQHFPSPPTSDSNHVSGATQAWVRHSCQPLPSTSLPGPSERALQQSQRAHPMEPCGVTEAANGSTEGLDFNPMEQYMILSDPQKIAVAVLCTLLGLLSALENLAVLYLILSSHWLRRKPSYLFIGSLAVADFLASVVFACNFVNFHVFQGVDSRAVFLLKIGSVTLTFTASVGSLLLTAIDRYLCLRYPPRYKALLTRGRALVTLGVMWVLSALVSYLPLMGWTCCPSPCSELFPLIPNDYLLSWLLFIAFLFCGIICTYVHVLWKARQHVASLAGHQDQQVPGVAWMRLDVRLAKTLGLVLAVLLLCWFPVLALMVHSLVATLSEQVKKAFAFCSMLCLVNSMVNPVIYALRSGEIRSSAQRRLARWKKRLQGLGREEKEEAPRSRSSISETDRNFTLGPESGGQ from the exons atgggacagggGCATCTTCTCTGCTTGCCAAACGCCTGGCCTCCCCAGGGAGAACGGGACACGTCTTGTTACTGTCATCTCACAGAGAAGAAAGGGGCCCAGAATTTCAAAGGGGCTTGCgcggaggcagagggagaactgGAACCAGCAGTCCATGTGGCAGACACTGAGCGCCTGTGCGGGACCTTCGGCCGCAGCGCCCGCCCCGCCTGGAGACCACACGTTCTGACCCCTGCAAGGCTGCGGCCCGAAGGGaagacaggaagctgggttcCGGTTGCTCTGCACATCCTGTTGTTGTCGGATGTTGTCTTCCTAGACGCTCCATCCAAATGCCAGCATTTCCCGTCCCCGCCCACTTCAGATAGTAACCACGTGTCAGGGGCCACACAGGCCTGGGTGAGGCACAGTTGCCAGCCGCTACCCTCCACGTCCCTACCTGGACCCAGCGAGAG aGCGCTACAGCAAAGCCAACGGGCCCACCCCATGGAGCCATGCGGGGTGACGGAGGCGGCCAATGGCTCCACCGAAGGCTTGGACTTCAACCCCATGGAGCAGTACATGATCCTGAGCGACCCCCAGAAGATAGCTGTTGCGGTGCTGTGCACGCTCCTGGGCCTGCTGAGCGCCCTGGAGAACCTGGCCGTACTCTACCTGATCCTGTCTTCCCACTGGCTCCGCCGGAAGCCCTCGTACCTGTTCATCGGCAGCTTGGCTGTGGCTGACTTCCTGGCCAGTGTGGTCTTTGCCTGCAACTTTGTAAATTTCCACGTCTTCCAGGGTGTGGATTCCAGGGCTGTCTTCCTGCTGAAGATCGGCAGCGTGACCTTGACCTTCACTGCCTCCGTGGGTAGCCTGCTGCTGACCGCCATTGACCGCTACCTCTGTCTGCGCTACCCACCTAGGTACAAAGCCCTACTGACCCGTGGGAGGGCGCTGGTGACCCTGGGCGTCATGTGGGTCCTCTCGGCACTGGTGTCCTACCTGCCCCTCATGGGGTGGACTTGCTGCCCCAGTCCCTGCTCCGAGCTCTTCCCCCTGATCCCCAACGACTATCTGCTGAGCTGGCTCCTGTTCATCGCCTTCCTCTTCTGTGGCATCATCTGCACCTACGTGCATGTCCTCTGGAAAGCCCGTCAGCACGTAGCCAGCTTGGCTGGGCACCAGGACCAGCAGGTGCCGGGAGTAGCCTGGATGCGGCTGGACGTGAGGTTGGCCAAGAccctgggcctggtgctggctgtgCTGCTCCTGTGCTGGTTCCCAGTCCTGGCCCTCATGGTCCACAGCCTGGTGGCCACGCTGAGCGAGCAGGTCAAGAAGGCCTTCGCTTTCTGCTCGATGCTGTGCCTCGTCAACTCCATGGTGAACCCCGTCATTTACGCCCTGCGGAGTGGGGAGATCCGCTCCTCTGCCCAACGCCGCCTGGCCCGCTGGAAGAAGcgcctgcagggcctggggcgagaagaaaaagaagaggcccCAAGGTCAAGGTCATCCATCTCAGAGACGGACAGGAACTTCACCCTGGGGCCAGAGTCTGGAGGGCAGTAG
- the CNR2 gene encoding cannabinoid receptor 2 isoform X2: MEPCGVTEAANGSTEGLDFNPMEQYMILSDPQKIAVAVLCTLLGLLSALENLAVLYLILSSHWLRRKPSYLFIGSLAVADFLASVVFACNFVNFHVFQGVDSRAVFLLKIGSVTLTFTASVGSLLLTAIDRYLCLRYPPRYKALLTRGRALVTLGVMWVLSALVSYLPLMGWTCCPSPCSELFPLIPNDYLLSWLLFIAFLFCGIICTYVHVLWKARQHVASLAGHQDQQVPGVAWMRLDVRLAKTLGLVLAVLLLCWFPVLALMVHSLVATLSEQVKKAFAFCSMLCLVNSMVNPVIYALRSGEIRSSAQRRLARWKKRLQGLGREEKEEAPRSRSSISETDRNFTLGPESGGQ, encoded by the coding sequence ATGGAGCCATGCGGGGTGACGGAGGCGGCCAATGGCTCCACCGAAGGCTTGGACTTCAACCCCATGGAGCAGTACATGATCCTGAGCGACCCCCAGAAGATAGCTGTTGCGGTGCTGTGCACGCTCCTGGGCCTGCTGAGCGCCCTGGAGAACCTGGCCGTACTCTACCTGATCCTGTCTTCCCACTGGCTCCGCCGGAAGCCCTCGTACCTGTTCATCGGCAGCTTGGCTGTGGCTGACTTCCTGGCCAGTGTGGTCTTTGCCTGCAACTTTGTAAATTTCCACGTCTTCCAGGGTGTGGATTCCAGGGCTGTCTTCCTGCTGAAGATCGGCAGCGTGACCTTGACCTTCACTGCCTCCGTGGGTAGCCTGCTGCTGACCGCCATTGACCGCTACCTCTGTCTGCGCTACCCACCTAGGTACAAAGCCCTACTGACCCGTGGGAGGGCGCTGGTGACCCTGGGCGTCATGTGGGTCCTCTCGGCACTGGTGTCCTACCTGCCCCTCATGGGGTGGACTTGCTGCCCCAGTCCCTGCTCCGAGCTCTTCCCCCTGATCCCCAACGACTATCTGCTGAGCTGGCTCCTGTTCATCGCCTTCCTCTTCTGTGGCATCATCTGCACCTACGTGCATGTCCTCTGGAAAGCCCGTCAGCACGTAGCCAGCTTGGCTGGGCACCAGGACCAGCAGGTGCCGGGAGTAGCCTGGATGCGGCTGGACGTGAGGTTGGCCAAGAccctgggcctggtgctggctgtgCTGCTCCTGTGCTGGTTCCCAGTCCTGGCCCTCATGGTCCACAGCCTGGTGGCCACGCTGAGCGAGCAGGTCAAGAAGGCCTTCGCTTTCTGCTCGATGCTGTGCCTCGTCAACTCCATGGTGAACCCCGTCATTTACGCCCTGCGGAGTGGGGAGATCCGCTCCTCTGCCCAACGCCGCCTGGCCCGCTGGAAGAAGcgcctgcagggcctggggcgagaagaaaaagaagaggcccCAAGGTCAAGGTCATCCATCTCAGAGACGGACAGGAACTTCACCCTGGGGCCAGAGTCTGGAGGGCAGTAG
- the FUCA1 gene encoding tissue alpha-L-fucosidase, translating into MGSPAALLLLLLLLRAASSRVRYTPDWPSLDSRPLPAWFDEAKFGVFVHWGVYSVPAWGSEWFWWHLDGEKLPQYLRFMSDNYPPGFQYADFGPQFTARFFNPDEWAKLFEAAGAKYVVLTTKHHEGFTNWPSPMSWNWNSKSLGPHRDVVGELGTAIRKRNIRYGLYYSLMEWFHPFYQQDKKNGFKTQYFVNTKTLPELYDLVNNYKPDLIWSDGEWECPYTYWNSTEFLAWLYNDSPVKDEVVVNDRWGQNCSCRHGGYYNCQDKYKPQVLPDHKWEMCTSIDKASWGYRRNMVLSDITSESEIISELVQTVSLGGNYLLNVGPTKDGLIVPIFQERLLAVGKWLSVNGEAIYGSKPWRVQLEKNVSASVWYTSKGPAVYAIFLHWPEDGVLRLESPVPTSFTKMKMLGVQAELKWTVSPGKGLLISLPVLPLPALPVEFAWTVKLKGVL; encoded by the exons ATGGGGTCTCCGGcggcgctgctgctgctcctgctgctgctccgggCGGCCTCGTCGCGGGTCCGCTACACGCCGGACTGGCCGAGCCTGGACTCGCGGCCGCTGCCGGCCTGGTTCGACGAGGCCAAGTTCGGGGTGTTCGTGCACTGGGGCGTGTACTCGGTGCCCGCCTGGGGCAGCGAGTGGTTCTGGTGGCACCTGGACGGCGAGAAGCTGCCGCAGTACCTGCGCTTCATGAGCGACAACTACCCGCCCGGCTTCCAGTACGCCGACTTCGGGCCGCAGTTCACGGCGCGCTTCTTCAACCCGGACGAGTGGGCCAAACTCTTCGAGGCTGCGGGGGCCAA GTATGTGGTGCTGACGACAAAGCATCACGAAGGCTTCACAAACTGGCCAAGTCCTATGTCTTGGAACTGGAACTCTAAGAGCCTGGGCCCACATCGTGATGTGGTTGGTGAGTTGGGAACAGCCATCCGGAAGAG GAACATACGATATGGACTGTACTACTCACTCATGGAGTGGTTCCATCCATTCTACCAACAGGATAAGAAAAATGGCTTCAAAACACAGTATTTTGTCAACACAAAGACACTGCCAGAACTGTACGACCTTGTTAACAA CTACAAGCCTGACCTGATCTGGTCTGACGGGGAGTGGGAGTGTCCTTACACCTACTGGAACTCCACGGAGTTTCTCGCTTGGCTCTACAACGACAGCCCTGTCAAG GATGAGGTGGTGGTGAATGACCGATGGGGTCAGAACTGCTCCTGTCGCCACGGAGGGTACTACAACTGTCAAGATAAGTACAAGCCGCAGGTCTTGCCGGATCACAAGTGGGAGATGTGCACCAGCATCGACAAGGCGTCCTGGGGCTATCGTCGCAACATGGTGTTGTCGGACATCACCAGCGAGTCCGAAATCATCTCT GAACTGGTGCAGACGGTGAGTCTGGGAGGCAACTACCTTCTCAACGTGGGCCCCACCAAGGACGGGCTGATAGTGCCCATCTTCCAAGAGAGACTCCTGGCCGTGGGGAAGTGGCTGAGCGTCAACGGGGAGGCCATCTACGGCTCGAAGCCGTGGCGCGTGCAGCTCGAGAAGAACGTGTCGGCGTCCGTGTG GTACACCTCGAAAGGACCAGCCGTGTATGCCATTTTCCTGCACTGGCCGGAAGATGGAGTCCTACGCCTGGAGTCCCCTGTGCCTACCTCATTTACAAAG ATGAAGATGCTTGGGGTCCAAGCGGAGCTGAAGTGGACCGTGAGCCCCGGGAAGGGACTCCTGATTTCCCTGCCCGTGCTGCCACTCCCTGCTCTTCCGGTGGAGTTTGCCTGGACAGTGAAGCTGAAAGGAGTGCTGTGA